A single genomic interval of Zingiber officinale cultivar Zhangliang chromosome 4A, Zo_v1.1, whole genome shotgun sequence harbors:
- the LOC121969763 gene encoding uncharacterized protein At2g38710-like isoform X1 — MVTANREMAVYCFDTLVAHYNSEQVPSPVFEEGHHPLFVTWKKAVNGAEPHLRGCIGTLEAHCIVDGFRDYALTSALRDHRFPPIQPKELPYLECTVSILTNYESAFHYLDWEIGKHGLIIEFVDPDCNMECSATYLPEVPAQEGWTKTETIDSLMRKAGYDGAINESLRMRLHVTRYQSTLYTMHYRDYATYVEMTRGTSLSINGAKP, encoded by the exons ATGGTGACGGCTAATCGGGAAATGGCGGTCTACTGCTTTGACACCCTTGTCGCTCACTACAACAGCGAGCAGGTGCCGTCCCCGGTGTTCGAGGAAGGCCACCA CCCATTATTTGTGACTTGGAAGAAAGCAGTGAATGGAGCAGAACCGCATCTCCGTGGTTGTATTGGGACTTTGGAAGCCCACTGCATAGTTGATGGTTTCCGTGACTATGCATTAACTAG TGCTCTGAGGGACCATCGGTTTCCTCCTATCCAGCCTAAGGAGTTACCATATTTGGAATGCACCGTATCTATACTAACCAACTATGAATCTGCATTCCACTACCTTGATTGGGAA ATTGGTAAGCATGGATTGATAATTGAATTTGTTGATCCTGATTGCAATATGGAGTGCAGTGCAACATACTTGCCCGAGGTTCCTGCTCAGGAAG GTTGGACAAAGACAGAAACCATTGATTCACTTATGAGGAAGGCAGGCTATGATGGTGCGATAAATGAATCCCTTCGCATGAGACTTCATGTTACTCGCTACCAGAGCACCCTTTACACAATGCATTATAGGGACTATGCCACCTACGTGGAGATGACAAGAGGCACATCCCTTTCAATTAATGGGGCTAAGCCTTAA
- the LOC121969763 gene encoding uncharacterized protein At2g38710-like isoform X2, which produces MVTANREMAVYCFDTLVAHYNSEQVPSPVFEEGHHALRDHRFPPIQPKELPYLECTVSILTNYESAFHYLDWEIGKHGLIIEFVDPDCNMECSATYLPEVPAQEGWTKTETIDSLMRKAGYDGAINESLRMRLHVTRYQSTLYTMHYRDYATYVEMTRGTSLSINGAKP; this is translated from the exons ATGGTGACGGCTAATCGGGAAATGGCGGTCTACTGCTTTGACACCCTTGTCGCTCACTACAACAGCGAGCAGGTGCCGTCCCCGGTGTTCGAGGAAGGCCACCA TGCTCTGAGGGACCATCGGTTTCCTCCTATCCAGCCTAAGGAGTTACCATATTTGGAATGCACCGTATCTATACTAACCAACTATGAATCTGCATTCCACTACCTTGATTGGGAA ATTGGTAAGCATGGATTGATAATTGAATTTGTTGATCCTGATTGCAATATGGAGTGCAGTGCAACATACTTGCCCGAGGTTCCTGCTCAGGAAG GTTGGACAAAGACAGAAACCATTGATTCACTTATGAGGAAGGCAGGCTATGATGGTGCGATAAATGAATCCCTTCGCATGAGACTTCATGTTACTCGCTACCAGAGCACCCTTTACACAATGCATTATAGGGACTATGCCACCTACGTGGAGATGACAAGAGGCACATCCCTTTCAATTAATGGGGCTAAGCCTTAA